In one Butyrivibrio proteoclasticus B316 genomic region, the following are encoded:
- a CDS encoding methyl-accepting chemotaxis protein: MGAKSAGTKNGSPKALSARLSLLFVVMLLVSILVAEGVTFSLGYGMIKDLIYSSLENHVSVDAGSVNRELNATFYYLNGVADAIEQNEYDNDQEIMNYMAGTLGRYAMIPTGAYLMLNDETFIYPNAPDYKIEKVTENVMYKEAMTYTNSWFYFYDVPYFDTVTGDLCASVMRKVHLKDGREGCFAADLMMSNTQEKLNEVKLYETGGATMVTSQGLILSYKEDPSLCGSNIADLQDNPFLTAIGEFAASEAGKEVHEVTPVKVGNVNYYFAASGVSGTDWSVIVYAKQSEVLATMRNIVIVLLFVVVISVVAVIVIMNIVLRKLIKHPVSALTDNIEKISGGDFTVNISSNGDDEIAYMNNAMGDFVSGMRSSLSEIKDVSGKLMGDAQTSKDTAEDLEGAANEQSASMTQIRENIENMAKAVNEVAENATVLAQTVASVTEQEQDIEKTMNELVSKADSGQHDMANVAGGMNDIVDSMKDMADAVASVDEAADKINQIVDLINSISSQTNLLSLNASIEAARAGEAGKGFAVVAQEIGQLAQNSADATKQIADIIKEMSARVQQLSQKSESNTQLINASAESVNTAATTFEEITRQLSDANETLAAMAEQMEKVNDVATNMASVSEEQSASTQEIADNVDRVTEAAKGVATSSELVASAANSVSEAVDTINDNLERFTIQ, from the coding sequence ATGGGCGCAAAATCAGCTGGTACAAAAAATGGATCACCAAAGGCACTGAGTGCAAGGCTTTCGCTTCTTTTTGTTGTTATGCTTCTGGTAAGCATTTTAGTTGCAGAGGGCGTAACATTTTCACTTGGCTATGGAATGATCAAAGATCTCATTTATTCATCGCTTGAAAATCATGTTTCTGTAGATGCAGGCTCTGTCAACAGAGAGCTTAATGCAACATTCTATTATCTGAATGGTGTTGCAGATGCAATTGAGCAAAATGAATATGATAATGATCAGGAAATCATGAATTACATGGCTGGAACTCTTGGAAGGTATGCAATGATACCTACAGGAGCATATCTTATGCTCAATGATGAAACATTCATATATCCTAATGCACCGGACTACAAGATAGAAAAAGTTACGGAAAATGTAATGTATAAGGAAGCAATGACTTATACAAACAGCTGGTTCTACTTCTATGATGTTCCTTATTTTGATACAGTTACTGGTGATCTTTGCGCTTCAGTTATGCGTAAGGTTCATTTGAAAGATGGAAGAGAAGGCTGCTTTGCAGCAGATCTTATGATGTCTAATACACAGGAAAAATTAAATGAAGTTAAGCTTTATGAAACCGGCGGCGCTACGATGGTTACCAGTCAGGGACTCATACTTTCATATAAAGAAGACCCATCTTTGTGTGGCTCTAACATTGCAGATTTACAGGATAATCCTTTCCTTACTGCTATTGGAGAATTTGCAGCTTCTGAAGCAGGAAAAGAGGTTCATGAAGTAACACCGGTTAAAGTAGGAAATGTCAATTACTATTTTGCAGCATCAGGAGTAAGTGGTACCGACTGGAGCGTAATAGTTTATGCCAAGCAGAGTGAAGTGCTTGCAACAATGCGTAATATAGTAATTGTCCTGTTATTTGTTGTGGTCATTTCTGTTGTAGCAGTTATTGTTATCATGAATATTGTTCTTCGAAAGCTGATCAAGCATCCGGTTAGTGCACTGACTGACAATATAGAGAAGATATCAGGTGGTGACTTTACTGTAAATATTTCTTCTAATGGTGATGATGAGATTGCATATATGAATAATGCGATGGGCGATTTCGTAAGCGGAATGAGATCGTCTCTTAGTGAAATCAAGGATGTTTCCGGAAAACTTATGGGAGATGCCCAGACATCCAAGGATACTGCGGAAGATCTGGAAGGCGCTGCTAATGAACAGTCAGCCAGCATGACTCAGATACGAGAGAACATTGAAAACATGGCTAAGGCTGTTAATGAAGTCGCTGAAAATGCCACTGTCCTTGCACAGACTGTTGCAAGCGTAACAGAGCAGGAGCAGGATATTGAGAAGACAATGAATGAACTCGTATCCAAGGCAGATTCCGGACAGCATGATATGGCAAATGTTGCCGGAGGAATGAATGATATTGTAGATTCCATGAAAGATATGGCAGATGCAGTTGCAAGTGTCGATGAAGCTGCGGACAAGATCAATCAGATTGTAGACCTTATCAACTCCATTTCTTCACAGACAAATCTCTTGTCACTTAATGCCAGCATTGAGGCTGCAAGAGCTGGAGAAGCAGGAAAAGGATTTGCTGTTGTAGCTCAGGAGATTGGACAGCTTGCACAGAACTCCGCAGATGCTACCAAACAGATTGCTGATATCATTAAGGAAATGTCAGCGAGAGTACAGCAGCTTTCACAGAAATCAGAATCTAATACTCAGCTTATAAACGCAAGTGCAGAGTCCGTTAATACAGCGGCAACTACATTTGAAGAGATTACAAGGCAGTTGTCAGATGCAAACGAAACTCTTGCTGCTATGGCTGAGCAGATGGAGAAGGTTAATGATGTAGCTACCAATATGGCATCTGTTTCAGAAGAACAGTCAGCATCCACTCAGGAAATTGCTGATAACGTTGACAGGGTAACAGAGGCTGCAAAGGGCGTTGCAACGTCATCAGAACTTGTTGCAAGCGCAGCAAATTCTGTATCAGAAGCTGTTGATACGATCAATGATAACCTGGAAAGGTTTACAATTCAGTAA
- the aroA gene encoding 3-phosphoshikimate 1-carboxyvinyltransferase, which produces MISLEKPSHPLKGDVFVPGDKSISHRSIMFGALAEGTTEITGFLESADCLSTIDCFKKLGIIIDHTVKPTNGVPKITVHGRGLHGLKASASTLYTGNSGTTTRLMSGILVAQPFDSNITGDSSIEKRPMSRIIKPLSQMGADISSVMGNDCAPLHIGGGCKLRGINYRNPIASAQVKSAILLAGLYADGETVVYEPALSRNHSEIMLASFGADVHNEIARDGSAAAILHPGMPLHGIKINVPGDISSAAYFIAAALMVPGSELLIRNVGVNKTRSGILTVLKQMGADITLLNMNESGEPRADILVKYSELHGNQNNKFEIGGKDIPTMIDELPMVAVLAATANCDTIIKDAAELKVKESDRIATVVENLTAMGADIEATDDGMIIHGGKPLHGADINTHNDHRLAMCFAIAALSADGITRILDDACVGISYPTFFTDLQRLL; this is translated from the coding sequence ATGATATCACTTGAAAAACCATCACACCCATTAAAAGGAGATGTATTTGTTCCCGGAGATAAATCCATTTCTCACAGGAGCATAATGTTTGGAGCCCTTGCTGAAGGCACTACTGAAATCACAGGTTTTCTTGAGAGCGCAGACTGTCTTTCAACAATTGATTGTTTCAAAAAGCTTGGTATTATTATCGACCACACAGTGAAACCTACTAATGGTGTTCCTAAGATTACTGTTCACGGAAGAGGTCTGCATGGGCTTAAAGCCTCTGCTTCAACTCTTTATACCGGAAACAGCGGAACTACCACAAGGCTTATGTCCGGCATCCTCGTAGCCCAGCCATTTGATTCCAATATTACAGGTGACAGCTCAATAGAAAAAAGGCCTATGAGCCGCATTATTAAGCCTCTTTCTCAAATGGGAGCAGATATTTCATCAGTTATGGGGAACGACTGCGCTCCCCTTCATATAGGCGGTGGTTGTAAGCTTAGAGGCATCAACTACAGAAATCCTATTGCTTCCGCTCAGGTAAAATCAGCGATACTTCTTGCCGGCCTCTATGCAGATGGAGAAACTGTAGTCTATGAACCAGCTCTATCAAGAAATCATTCAGAGATAATGCTTGCATCTTTTGGAGCAGATGTACATAACGAAATAGCAAGAGATGGAAGCGCTGCTGCTATCCTCCATCCGGGAATGCCACTTCACGGCATCAAGATAAACGTTCCAGGAGACATCTCATCTGCCGCTTACTTTATTGCTGCGGCACTTATGGTTCCCGGATCTGAGCTTCTTATCAGAAACGTAGGAGTCAACAAGACAAGAAGCGGTATCTTAACTGTGCTCAAGCAAATGGGCGCAGATATCACTCTTCTTAATATGAACGAATCAGGCGAACCTCGCGCTGATATTTTAGTCAAATACAGCGAACTTCACGGCAATCAGAACAACAAATTTGAAATTGGAGGAAAAGATATTCCGACAATGATAGACGAACTTCCTATGGTCGCTGTCCTTGCAGCTACAGCAAATTGCGACACTATCATCAAGGATGCCGCTGAGCTAAAGGTTAAGGAATCAGACAGAATTGCTACTGTCGTAGAAAACCTTACCGCTATGGGTGCAGATATCGAAGCTACAGATGACGGCATGATAATCCATGGCGGCAAACCGCTCCACGGAGCTGATATCAACACTCACAACGACCATCGTCTGGCCATGTGTTTTGCAATTGCCGCTCTTTCCGCTGATGGAATTACCCGTATTTTAGATGATGCCTGTGTTGGAATATCCTACCCAACCTTCTTTACAGATTTACAAAGACTCCTGTAA
- a CDS encoding prephenate dehydrogenase — protein MDSKIYGFVGLGLIGGSMARAIKNAEPDCKIIAYTPHRSTVEAAKSEGTIDVALDRIGPEFTACDYIFLCAPVEINNDNMELLLPYLSPRTTLTDIGSVKNSIHEKVQELGLEKQFIGGHPMAGTERIGYQNSKATLLENAYYILTKTDNCDEERLEDYYNLVRKMGAIPLVVPYLQHDYATAAISHVPHVLSAALVNLVKDSDNEDHLMKTIAAGGFKDITRISSSSPVMWQQICNTNSDNISGLLESLIDSLIDIKLAVDEHDNDKLLDFFTSARTYRESFTDFASGPIPKTYVLHVEINDQPGRLAAVAVLLSDHNVNIKNIGIVHNREYERGTLRIEFHNGRDLEQATSLLTASEYTVILAQG, from the coding sequence ATGGATAGTAAAATATACGGTTTTGTCGGCCTTGGACTTATCGGCGGTTCCATGGCAAGAGCAATTAAAAATGCCGAGCCGGATTGCAAGATCATCGCATATACACCTCACAGATCAACAGTAGAAGCTGCCAAAAGCGAAGGAACAATAGACGTCGCACTTGACAGGATTGGGCCTGAATTTACAGCTTGTGATTATATTTTTCTCTGTGCTCCTGTCGAGATAAATAATGACAACATGGAGCTGCTACTCCCATATCTTAGTCCCAGGACAACTCTGACGGATATAGGGAGTGTCAAGAACAGCATACATGAGAAGGTTCAAGAGCTTGGCCTTGAGAAGCAGTTTATCGGCGGCCATCCTATGGCCGGAACAGAGCGCATCGGTTATCAGAATTCCAAGGCAACACTTTTAGAAAATGCTTACTATATTCTGACCAAAACTGATAATTGCGATGAGGAAAGGCTTGAAGATTACTACAATCTAGTACGGAAAATGGGAGCAATCCCTTTAGTTGTTCCGTATCTTCAGCATGACTATGCAACAGCTGCTATAAGTCATGTACCTCATGTCCTGTCTGCAGCTCTTGTAAATCTGGTTAAAGATAGCGACAACGAAGATCATCTTATGAAAACGATCGCCGCCGGAGGTTTTAAGGATATTACCAGAATATCCTCATCCTCTCCTGTTATGTGGCAGCAGATATGTAATACTAATTCCGATAATATTTCAGGGCTTTTGGAAAGTCTCATTGATTCACTTATAGATATAAAACTTGCTGTTGATGAGCATGATAATGACAAGCTTCTGGACTTTTTTACCTCAGCAAGAACCTACAGGGAATCCTTTACGGATTTTGCCAGTGGACCTATTCCCAAGACTTATGTTCTTCATGTTGAGATCAATGACCAGCCCGGACGCTTGGCTGCTGTGGCAGTTCTTTTATCCGATCACAACGTGAATATCAAAAATATAGGTATTGTTCACAACAGAGAATACGAGCGCGGAACGCTCCGCATAGAATTCCATAATGGAAGAGACCTTGAACAGGCAACCTCACTTCTCACAGCAAGTGAATATACGGTTATTCTTGCACAAGGCTGA
- the cysK gene encoding cysteine synthase A, whose product MADIKQSALELIGGTPILKLNGYSKAAGVENANILAKLEYLNPAGSVKDRVALSMIEDAEKSGKLKPGATIIEPTSGNTGIGLAAVAAAKGYRAILTLPDTMSVERRNLLKAYGAEIVLTEGAKGMKGAIAKAEELEKEIEGSIILGQFVNPANPEVHRKTTGPEIWKQTDGQVDIFVAGVGTGGTITGVGEFLKEVNPDVKIVAVEPASSPVLSKGEAGAHKIQGIGAGFVPETLNTKIYDEVIAIDNDDAFAEGKKFAVSEGILVGISSGAALKAATILAQREENKGKNIVVLLPDSGDRYLSTPLFAN is encoded by the coding sequence ATGGCAGACATCAAACAGAGCGCACTTGAACTTATCGGGGGAACACCAATTCTTAAACTTAACGGATATAGTAAAGCTGCAGGAGTGGAAAATGCAAATATTCTTGCAAAGCTTGAGTATCTTAATCCGGCTGGTTCAGTCAAGGATAGAGTAGCGCTTAGCATGATAGAAGATGCTGAGAAGAGTGGCAAGCTTAAGCCGGGCGCAACAATAATTGAGCCCACAAGTGGAAATACAGGAATCGGACTTGCAGCAGTTGCAGCAGCAAAGGGATACAGAGCAATCCTTACTCTTCCTGATACAATGAGTGTTGAGAGAAGAAACCTTTTAAAGGCTTATGGCGCTGAGATAGTTCTCACAGAGGGAGCTAAAGGTATGAAGGGCGCAATCGCCAAGGCTGAAGAGCTTGAAAAGGAAATTGAAGGATCTATAATCCTTGGTCAGTTTGTTAATCCAGCAAACCCTGAGGTTCATAGAAAGACTACAGGCCCTGAAATCTGGAAGCAGACTGACGGACAGGTTGATATCTTTGTAGCAGGTGTTGGTACAGGCGGAACAATTACAGGTGTTGGAGAATTCCTTAAAGAGGTTAATCCTGATGTCAAGATTGTTGCTGTTGAGCCGGCAAGCAGTCCTGTCCTGTCTAAAGGCGAGGCTGGTGCTCACAAGATACAGGGAATTGGTGCAGGATTTGTTCCTGAGACTCTTAACACCAAGATTTATGATGAAGTTATCGCTATAGATAATGATGATGCTTTTGCAGAAGGCAAGAAGTTTGCTGTTTCTGAGGGTATCCTTGTAGGAATTTCTTCAGGTGCAGCACTTAAGGCAGCAACAATTCTTGCACAGAGAGAGGAGAACAAGGGTAAGAATATTGTAGTTCTTTTACCTGATTCAGGTGACAGATACCTTTCTACACCATTGTTCGCTAATTGA
- a CDS encoding PilZ domain-containing protein, with the protein MEDKRKNKRLELSGEIILKELGGTGDGEAAEIEIHDCSRDGIGFTTDKALLIGSNYEANLTLWNKDKIHVFIQIARADKEGDIFRYGGIFIGMPDADRMRIQVYETVEDELSHQK; encoded by the coding sequence ATGGAAGATAAGAGAAAAAACAAAAGGCTTGAACTTTCAGGAGAAATCATACTTAAGGAGCTGGGCGGTACAGGCGATGGAGAGGCTGCTGAGATTGAAATTCATGACTGTTCAAGGGACGGTATAGGATTTACTACAGATAAGGCACTTCTCATTGGCAGCAACTATGAAGCTAATCTTACACTTTGGAACAAAGATAAGATTCATGTCTTTATCCAGATAGCCAGAGCTGATAAAGAAGGCGATATATTCCGCTATGGTGGAATATTTATCGGAATGCCTGATGCAGACCGCATGAGAATACAGGTTTATGAGACAGTAGAAGATGAGCTTTCTCATCAAAAGTAA
- a CDS encoding GGDEF domain-containing protein — protein sequence MSIVYAVIVISLLIASLFFSDAFSRDYLPEMTDYNGYWHDEDGDVWQITDINVRDLGGSIILTKTLPYYIFDGDCICFESKNVNIKVSVGKRRVYDFNAQENITGKGYGVAFHAVGLSREDAGNVITLQFDTLVDKNISGQLYRVYLGKPEDYIRRFIYDRSLLVLTSTMIIFFGLLLMILWLGIPDKSKEPYNVFALGTAAFILGLWCLINTNILQLLSGHYYFWRILGTLMIPMIGYPFVVFCNSLTKLKKSIYNVLAFAVSSVSVIAMLLLRYLAGIDMMNSLVPFTLAGALCDLIILIIMAVENHIQCKKLDIPSGFRVFKIGAVILIALSVVDVILYRFFDKLNDSYGVFMRFGIVVFIIVMIFQFVSWWTSDQVAIDRDRFINRSLQFAATSRNPVEGIKLLLEYLGKELLAKRTYIFEASDNGIMHGTYEWFRDGLTPMEKEIDAMPTEKEMEKLHQKIMAAENNCFVIRHPDDIKELSPFMYEMMQKGNFSNAVFSPIKSGDIPIGFIGISDIPADNINNVYEIMGILPYFFAQFINQRKEQDRIIYYSYHDSLSGARNRTALKEFVKEKLDMSQTFGYVLCEIDDLKSVNTRLGHDAGDAMVINTAKSMIEAFGEENVYRLSGESFVAFGFESDETYFDNDVQRAKRLLSEKECETTVAAVFCSNGATDINVVIKYTFELLEKEKEG from the coding sequence ATGAGCATAGTATATGCTGTAATAGTGATTTCGCTTTTAATAGCTTCGCTATTTTTTTCTGATGCTTTCAGTCGGGACTATTTACCGGAAATGACTGATTACAATGGCTACTGGCACGATGAGGATGGAGATGTCTGGCAGATAACAGATATTAATGTTCGTGATCTGGGCGGAAGTATTATTCTGACCAAGACGCTCCCATACTATATATTCGATGGCGATTGCATCTGCTTTGAATCAAAGAATGTTAATATAAAAGTCTCTGTAGGTAAGAGAAGAGTATATGATTTTAATGCACAGGAAAATATTACAGGAAAGGGCTATGGAGTGGCTTTTCACGCTGTAGGACTTTCAAGAGAAGATGCAGGCAATGTCATTACTCTTCAATTTGATACTCTGGTAGATAAAAATATATCCGGTCAATTATACAGAGTCTATCTTGGTAAACCGGAGGATTATATTCGAAGGTTTATCTATGACAGATCTCTTTTAGTTCTTACTTCGACTATGATCATATTCTTTGGGCTGCTACTTATGATATTATGGCTCGGTATTCCTGATAAATCCAAGGAACCATACAATGTTTTTGCCCTTGGAACTGCTGCTTTTATCTTAGGCCTTTGGTGCCTTATAAACACCAATATATTGCAGCTTTTATCAGGTCATTATTATTTCTGGCGAATCTTAGGAACCCTCATGATTCCTATGATAGGCTATCCTTTTGTTGTCTTTTGCAATTCCCTTACCAAACTGAAAAAGAGTATATACAATGTTTTGGCCTTTGCTGTATCTTCTGTGTCAGTTATTGCTATGCTTCTCCTGCGATATCTGGCAGGAATAGACATGATGAATTCATTAGTGCCCTTTACACTGGCAGGTGCCCTTTGTGACCTTATCATATTGATAATTATGGCCGTTGAGAATCATATTCAATGCAAAAAGCTTGATATACCATCAGGTTTTAGGGTGTTTAAGATTGGCGCTGTCATCCTTATAGCTTTGTCGGTTGTAGATGTGATCCTGTATAGATTCTTTGACAAACTAAATGACTCTTATGGCGTATTTATGCGCTTTGGAATAGTTGTATTTATCATTGTCATGATATTTCAGTTTGTCAGTTGGTGGACGAGTGATCAGGTTGCTATCGATAGAGACAGATTTATCAACCGTTCACTTCAATTTGCGGCTACTTCGAGAAATCCTGTAGAGGGTATCAAACTGCTCCTTGAATATCTTGGTAAAGAGCTGCTTGCCAAGAGAACCTATATCTTTGAAGCGAGTGATAATGGGATAATGCATGGCACCTACGAATGGTTCAGAGATGGGCTTACGCCTATGGAAAAAGAAATAGATGCAATGCCGACTGAAAAAGAAATGGAAAAGCTACATCAGAAGATCATGGCAGCCGAAAATAACTGCTTTGTAATAAGGCATCCTGATGACATCAAAGAATTGTCTCCTTTTATGTATGAAATGATGCAAAAGGGTAATTTTTCTAATGCAGTATTTAGCCCAATCAAATCAGGAGATATCCCGATTGGCTTTATTGGAATCAGTGATATTCCTGCGGATAACATAAACAATGTCTATGAGATCATGGGAATCCTTCCATACTTTTTTGCCCAGTTTATCAATCAGCGCAAAGAGCAGGACAGGATTATTTACTACAGCTATCATGATTCTCTTTCAGGAGCAAGAAACCGTACGGCCTTAAAAGAGTTTGTCAAAGAAAAACTCGATATGTCCCAGACCTTTGGCTATGTATTGTGCGAGATAGATGACCTTAAATCAGTAAATACAAGACTTGGACACGATGCAGGTGATGCTATGGTCATCAACACTGCAAAGAGCATGATCGAGGCCTTTGGAGAAGAAAATGTATACAGATTGTCAGGTGAATCATTTGTAGCCTTTGGATTTGAAAGTGATGAGACTTATTTTGACAATGATGTGCAGAGAGCCAAGAGGCTTTTAAGTGAAAAAGAGTGTGAAACAACAGTCGCAGCAGTTTTTTGTTCTAATGGTGCAACGGATATAAATGTTGTTATCAAGTATACCTTTGAACTTCTGGAAAAAGAGAAAGAGGGATAA
- a CDS encoding alanine/glycine:cation symporter family protein has protein sequence MEGFLSTVENVNNAINSFVWGLPMLILLVGTGILMTCLTRFFQISHIKHWLSNTIGGIFKDSHVTAHTEKEDTQISQFQSLCTALAATIGTGNIAGVAVAIASGGPGAIFWMWIVAFFGMMTNFSENVLGIFYRRRNEKNEWCGGAMYYLSDGLGSKKGCRQIGSALAVLFSIFCIFASFGIGNMGQINSIAVNMNTVFGIPTIITGLFLMVVAGLVIVGGLKRIASVTEKLVPFMAVLYVFFALVVCVVHIDQFGAVFTSIIKGAFGMRAVGGGIVGSGVAMAVQFGMKRGVFSNEAGLGSSVMVHSSSNVREPVVQGMWGIFEVFADTIIVCSITAFAVLSSGLVDLETGAVISEQVSTALVAEAFSSVFGKFGSAFIAVAILLFAFSTVLGWSQYGSKAFEYLFGRKTIKFYHVIFVAFIVVGATMDLTLAWDLSDTFNGMMAIPNLIGVVTLSGTVMKITHNYVQRKILGQDVKPMLSAIDDIQQLHERELKTKEETAEETA, from the coding sequence ATGGAAGGATTTTTGTCTACAGTAGAAAATGTCAACAACGCTATCAACAGCTTCGTATGGGGTCTACCAATGCTGATTCTTTTGGTAGGAACAGGTATCTTAATGACCTGCCTTACCAGATTCTTTCAGATTTCTCACATTAAGCACTGGCTTTCCAATACCATCGGCGGTATCTTCAAGGATTCCCACGTAACAGCACATACAGAAAAAGAGGATACACAGATTTCCCAGTTCCAGAGCCTTTGTACAGCTTTGGCTGCAACAATCGGTACCGGTAATATCGCAGGAGTAGCCGTAGCTATTGCTTCCGGTGGTCCCGGCGCCATCTTCTGGATGTGGATCGTTGCTTTCTTTGGCATGATGACAAACTTCTCAGAAAATGTCCTTGGTATCTTCTATCGTAGAAGAAATGAGAAAAATGAATGGTGCGGCGGCGCTATGTATTATCTTAGTGACGGTTTAGGCTCCAAGAAGGGTTGCAGGCAAATTGGCTCTGCACTTGCTGTTTTATTCTCTATTTTTTGTATCTTTGCATCCTTCGGTATCGGGAACATGGGCCAGATTAACTCAATTGCCGTAAATATGAACACAGTGTTTGGTATTCCTACAATTATAACCGGCCTTTTCCTTATGGTAGTTGCTGGCCTTGTTATTGTAGGTGGTTTAAAGAGAATTGCCTCCGTTACTGAAAAGCTCGTTCCTTTCATGGCTGTTTTATATGTTTTCTTTGCCCTTGTGGTTTGCGTGGTTCACATTGATCAGTTTGGTGCCGTATTCACATCTATTATAAAAGGAGCTTTCGGCATGCGCGCAGTTGGCGGCGGTATTGTAGGCAGCGGCGTTGCCATGGCTGTTCAGTTTGGTATGAAGCGTGGCGTTTTCTCTAACGAAGCCGGTCTTGGTTCTTCTGTAATGGTTCACTCAAGTTCAAACGTAAGAGAGCCAGTAGTTCAGGGCATGTGGGGAATCTTCGAAGTTTTTGCCGACACCATAATCGTATGCTCAATCACAGCCTTCGCAGTTCTTTCTAGTGGTCTCGTTGATCTTGAAACCGGCGCAGTTATTTCAGAGCAGGTTTCTACAGCTCTTGTAGCTGAAGCCTTCTCCTCAGTATTTGGTAAATTTGGCTCAGCTTTCATTGCTGTTGCGATCCTGCTGTTTGCTTTCTCTACTGTTCTTGGCTGGAGTCAGTACGGCAGCAAAGCCTTTGAATATCTCTTCGGAAGAAAAACAATCAAGTTTTACCATGTGATCTTCGTAGCCTTCATCGTAGTCGGTGCTACCATGGATTTGACTCTTGCCTGGGATCTTTCAGATACCTTCAACGGTATGATGGCAATTCCCAACCTTATCGGTGTTGTCACCCTTAGCGGAACAGTTATGAAAATTACTCACAACTACGTTCAGAGAAAGATCCTTGGTCAGGACGTTAAGCCTATGCTCTCAGCAATTGATGATATTCAGCAGCTCCATGAAAGAGAATTAAAGACAAAAGAAGAAACCGCAGAAGAAACTGCCTGA